In Pseudothermotoga sp., one genomic interval encodes:
- a CDS encoding NAD(P)H-dependent oxidoreductase subunit E codes for MKSINATPDKLISVLQKAQEIFGYLSPQVQQYIADALNIPVSQVYGVVTFYNFFSMTPKGKVQIKVCLGTACYVKGADRVLERFLEELGAELEKPTKDGQFSVHAVRCLGACSMAPVVLVGERDFYGRLKPDMVPRIIAKYREVKS; via the coding sequence ATGAAATCCATCAATGCAACACCTGACAAACTCATCTCCGTCCTCCAGAAAGCTCAAGAAATCTTCGGTTATCTCTCCCCCCAAGTTCAACAGTACATAGCCGATGCATTGAACATCCCAGTTTCTCAGGTTTATGGCGTCGTCACCTTCTACAACTTCTTTTCAATGACGCCTAAGGGTAAAGTACAAATAAAGGTCTGCCTTGGGACTGCCTGTTACGTCAAAGGAGCCGACAGAGTTCTTGAAAGATTCCTCGAGGAGCTCGGTGCGGAGTTGGAAAAACCAACCAAGGATGGTCAGTTCTCCGTGCACGCCGTCAGATGCTTGGGCGCTTGCAGTATGGCACCCGTGGTTCTGGTCGGAGAGAGGGATTTCTACGGTAGATTGAAACCAGACATGGTGCCCAGGATCATAGCGAAATACAGGGAGGTGAAGTCATGA
- a CDS encoding sensor domain-containing diguanylate cyclase — MWKRLLAFLIIFFAVLSLLILLNLRYARTYLERSSETFRGFVELLANAISARYFHSDTTYKLVSLLGTNAESLFSKIVEEFFVVERVYLEENEAAKFVPYRIEGSKENLLIKLVIYNNDTTDYVIDKIAVAQLNVQRILQLLNLDHIVITSRGLPFAFGMNAKATLPLIDPLSIVASLSIAAIILMYRRIREYKIKIELDHKKKLERKTLILEALNDITCEMLMGVSESTYQLILKKAVECVPNAQAGSLLVRKNSVFHYIATVGFDLSRLSSVVMLEKEISQWVQRHDYLIRRRPYEMDEKMLDQERLKTLVESGGLKQIKSTLVVPVRIEGQVEILFNLDNFESEDAFNEEDVQVATLFANHVGLLLKRLKLEEQLEQQYKLIEHISYHDALTKLPNRRFLEEFGEKMLSLARRENKSLVILFIDLVDFKLVNDNYGHETGDEVLKIVAERMSNAVRSSDFIARLGGDEFIVILYDCDTKGALDVVKRLIDVVEKPISIDGSQLCVGATVGVAEYPKDGETLDALIRKADVAMYLAKRKGIDVATTDELSC; from the coding sequence ATGTGGAAGCGCCTTCTTGCTTTTTTAATAATTTTCTTTGCCGTGTTGAGTTTATTGATTCTTCTCAACTTAAGATACGCAAGAACCTATTTAGAACGATCTTCAGAGACGTTCAGAGGGTTCGTTGAACTGTTGGCAAACGCAATCAGTGCGCGTTACTTTCATTCTGACACCACGTACAAACTCGTGTCACTCCTCGGTACGAACGCAGAAAGTTTGTTCTCCAAAATTGTCGAGGAATTTTTTGTCGTCGAGAGAGTCTACCTTGAGGAAAACGAGGCTGCAAAATTCGTCCCTTACAGGATCGAAGGTAGCAAAGAAAATTTGCTCATCAAACTGGTGATTTACAACAACGATACGACTGACTATGTTATCGACAAGATCGCGGTCGCTCAGCTGAACGTTCAAAGAATTTTGCAGCTGTTGAATCTGGACCACATCGTGATAACCTCCAGAGGTCTTCCTTTCGCGTTCGGTATGAACGCAAAAGCTACACTTCCTCTGATCGATCCACTTTCGATCGTTGCTTCGCTGTCGATCGCAGCGATAATCTTGATGTATCGGAGGATAAGAGAATACAAAATCAAAATAGAGTTGGATCATAAAAAGAAACTCGAGAGAAAAACGTTGATCCTCGAGGCACTCAACGATATCACGTGTGAGATGCTGATGGGGGTGAGCGAGTCGACGTACCAGTTGATACTCAAAAAAGCTGTAGAATGCGTACCAAACGCACAAGCGGGAAGTTTACTCGTGAGAAAAAACTCAGTCTTTCACTACATAGCCACCGTCGGGTTCGATCTATCGCGCCTCTCCAGCGTTGTCATGTTGGAAAAAGAGATCTCACAGTGGGTTCAACGACACGATTATCTGATCAGAAGAAGGCCCTACGAGATGGACGAGAAGATGTTGGATCAGGAAAGGCTAAAAACTCTCGTCGAAAGCGGTGGCCTCAAACAGATCAAATCGACTCTCGTGGTACCAGTGAGGATAGAAGGTCAGGTTGAAATTCTGTTCAACTTGGACAACTTCGAGAGTGAAGATGCGTTCAACGAAGAAGATGTTCAAGTCGCCACTCTGTTCGCAAACCACGTCGGTCTGTTATTGAAAAGGCTCAAGTTGGAGGAACAACTCGAACAGCAGTACAAATTGATCGAACACATCTCTTACCACGACGCATTGACGAAACTTCCCAACCGAAGATTCCTCGAAGAGTTCGGAGAAAAAATGTTGTCCTTAGCTAGGAGAGAGAACAAAAGCTTGGTGATCCTGTTCATCGACTTGGTTGATTTCAAACTCGTCAACGACAACTACGGTCACGAAACGGGTGACGAGGTACTCAAGATAGTTGCTGAAAGAATGAGCAACGCCGTTCGTTCAAGTGATTTTATTGCTCGGCTCGGTGGAGACGAGTTCATCGTGATTCTGTATGATTGCGACACGAAAGGTGCCTTGGATGTAGTGAAAAGGCTCATCGACGTTGTGGAAAAGCCGATCTCGATCGATGGATCACAGCTATGCGTCGGTGCCACCGTCGGTGTAGCGGAGTATCCAAAAGATGGTGAAACGCTCGATGCGTTGATAAGGAAAGCCGATGTGGCCATGTATCTGGCCAAGAGGAAAGGTATCGACGTGGCAACGACCGACGAGCTTAGCTGTTGA